The Parabacteroides sp. AD58 genome includes a window with the following:
- the nagA gene encoding N-acetylglucosamine-6-phosphate deacetylase translates to MLTQIINGKILTPQGWLKDGSVLMQDNKILEVTNCDLAIVGAKLIDAKGMYIVPGGVEIHVHGGGGRDFMEGSEDAFRAAVHAHMVHGTTSIFPTLSSSTIPMIRAAAATTEKLMAEPDSPVLGLHLEGHYFNLKMAGGQMPENIKNPDPEEYIPLLEETHCIKRWDAAPELPGAMQFGKYITSKGVLAAVGHTQAEYEDIRTAYEVGYSHATHFYNAMPGFHKRREYKYEGTVESIYLIDDMTVEVVADGIHVPPTILRLVYKIKGVERTCLITDALACAASDSQVAFDPRVIIEDGVCKLADRSALAGSIATMDRLIRTMVQKADIPLADAVRMASETPARIMGVYDRKGSLQRGKDADIMVLDKDLNVRAVWAMGKLVDGTNKLF, encoded by the coding sequence ATGTTGACGCAAATTATAAATGGTAAAATCCTTACCCCACAGGGCTGGCTAAAAGACGGCTCTGTGTTAATGCAGGATAATAAGATTCTGGAAGTGACAAATTGCGATCTGGCAATTGTAGGCGCCAAATTGATTGATGCAAAAGGCATGTATATAGTTCCGGGTGGAGTGGAAATACATGTACATGGTGGTGGCGGTCGTGACTTTATGGAAGGTTCTGAAGATGCCTTTCGTGCTGCTGTTCACGCACATATGGTGCATGGAACTACTTCTATATTTCCAACGCTGTCTTCTTCTACCATTCCAATGATTCGTGCTGCAGCTGCAACAACCGAGAAGTTGATGGCGGAACCGGATAGTCCGGTATTAGGTTTGCATTTGGAAGGGCATTATTTTAATCTGAAAATGGCCGGAGGTCAGATGCCTGAAAATATTAAAAATCCGGATCCTGAAGAATATATCCCATTGCTTGAAGAAACACATTGTATTAAGCGTTGGGATGCTGCTCCGGAGCTTCCGGGAGCTATGCAGTTCGGAAAATATATTACCTCGAAAGGTGTTTTGGCTGCTGTAGGTCATACGCAGGCCGAATACGAAGACATCCGTACTGCTTATGAAGTCGGTTATTCTCATGCAACCCATTTCTATAATGCAATGCCGGGTTTCCATAAACGGAGAGAATATAAATATGAGGGTACTGTTGAAAGTATCTATTTGATTGATGACATGACTGTTGAAGTTGTTGCTGATGGTATTCATGTGCCGCCAACTATTCTTCGTCTGGTTTATAAGATAAAAGGAGTTGAACGAACTTGTCTGATTACGGATGCTTTGGCTTGTGCAGCCAGTGATAGTCAAGTAGCTTTTGATCCGCGTGTTATCATTGAGGATGGGGTTTGTAAATTGGCTGACCGTTCTGCTTTGGCAGGTAGTATAGCAACGATGGACCGTTTAATCCGTACGATGGTTCAAAAAGCTGATATACCTTTGGCTGATGCTGTACGGATGGCTTCTGAAACACCAGCCCGCATTATGGGTGTTTATGATCGCAAGGGCTCATTGCAGCGTGGAAAGGATGCTGATATCATGGTACTTGACAAGGATTTGAATGTTCGGGCTGTCTGGGCAATGGGTAAATTAGTAGACGGAACCAATAAGTTGTTCTAA
- the nagA gene encoding N-acetylglucosamine-6-phosphate deacetylase, producing MLTQIINGRILTPQGWLEDGSVLISDGKILEVTNSDLAVIGAKVIDAKGMYIVPGFVAMHVHGGGGHDFKDGTEEAFQAAVSAHLKHGATSVIPTLSASSADEIRRAGAVCESMMAQHGAVQGLHLEGPYLNRKMAGALFADSVKDLDKDEYRSILDDVKCIKRWDISPELEGAMDFAQYVKSKGLLLAVTHTEAEYDLIKAAYEAGFTHAAHFYNAMPGFHKRREYKYEGTVESVYLMDNMTVEVIADGMHLPSTILRLVYKLKGVEKTCLVTDAVSYTACPNPQVDPRFVIEDGVCKLADHSSLAGSLATMDDLVRTMVQKADIPLADAIRMASETPARLIGISDKKGSLARGKDADILVLDRKLRVRCVWSMGYEVPGTNTLA from the coding sequence ATGTTGACACAAATTATAAATGGGAGGATTTTAACTCCGCAAGGTTGGTTGGAAGATGGTTCTGTCTTAATTTCTGATGGAAAAATCTTAGAAGTAACCAATAGTGATCTGGCAGTTATAGGAGCCAAGGTAATAGATGCAAAGGGAATGTATATAGTACCAGGTTTTGTTGCCATGCATGTACATGGTGGCGGTGGCCATGACTTTAAAGATGGTACTGAAGAAGCTTTTCAGGCAGCGGTCAGTGCTCATTTAAAGCATGGTGCAACATCTGTTATTCCAACGCTTTCAGCTTCATCTGCAGATGAAATTCGTCGGGCAGGTGCTGTCTGCGAAAGTATGATGGCACAGCATGGTGCGGTTCAGGGTTTACATTTGGAAGGCCCTTACTTGAACCGTAAAATGGCGGGAGCTTTATTTGCAGATTCTGTGAAAGATTTAGATAAGGATGAATATCGCTCCATATTAGACGATGTCAAATGTATCAAACGATGGGATATAAGTCCGGAGCTGGAAGGCGCCATGGATTTTGCTCAATATGTAAAATCTAAAGGTTTACTGCTGGCTGTCACACATACGGAAGCTGAATATGATTTAATCAAAGCGGCTTATGAAGCTGGCTTTACCCATGCTGCTCACTTCTATAATGCGATGCCGGGATTTCATAAGCGTCGTGAATATAAATACGAGGGGACAGTCGAAAGTGTATATTTAATGGATAACATGACAGTCGAAGTGATTGCCGATGGCATGCATCTTCCGTCTACAATCTTGCGACTTGTCTATAAGCTTAAGGGAGTTGAAAAGACTTGTCTTGTAACAGACGCTGTATCATATACTGCTTGTCCGAATCCACAGGTGGATCCTCGCTTCGTTATTGAAGATGGTGTCTGCAAATTGGCTGATCATTCTTCTTTGGCAGGTAGTCTGGCAACGATGGACGATTTAGTTCGGACGATGGTTCAGAAGGCTGATATTCCTTTAGCCGACGCAATACGCATGGCTTCAGAAACACCGGCTCGATTAATCGGAATTTCAGATAAAAAGGGATCATTGGCTCGTGGAAAGGATGCTGATATATTGGTTCTTGACCGGAAGTTGAGAGTCAGATGTGTATGGTCTATGGGCTATGAAGTTCCAGGTACCAATACATTGGCGTGA